In Setaria viridis chromosome 5, Setaria_viridis_v4.0, whole genome shotgun sequence, the genomic stretch AAGACCGTGTGCTGCTTCAGACTCGTAATTTTTCATGATTGCAGCGCATGTTTGACAGAAAGGGATGAGGGTGACCCGATTCAACACCATCATgatagaagaaaacaaaagggaGCAATAATCGAACAAAGATAATGTCAAGCACGACTTTTACCTGCAAACTAGTCAGTGAcatagggtgcgtttggttgggagaCAACGTAGAACGGGACGGTCCCGTCCCAGTTTttcgggatgggatgatcccatttcttgtttggttgaatgggatggggtcgtcccaattttttgtttggttggagagattgcGACAGACGGGATGAGCACCGTTTTCTTCTTCCGTTAGACACCGTTTGTGGGGCCCACTCGTCATACTAAcaacgtcttcttcttcctccctatcTTCTCCTTATCTTCTCCCGCCGGCCTTATCTTctcccgccggcctcctccggtCCTCACCCGCAGCTCGGGACCTCGCCCCCGCCGACGTCGGGCcccggccgcgtccgcccgcgccggccgcgcccgcccgcgccggccgcggcggagcgcccgcccgcgccggcgcgcgctccccgccggatccgcccgcgccgccgccggatccgcccgcgccgccgccggatccgcccgcgccgccgccggatccgcccgcgccgccgtcgggcccGCCAGCGccagccgcgcccgcgccgccgccgggtccgcgcgcgccggccgcgcccgcgccggcgcccggcccgcccgcgccggccgcgcccgcgcgcgccggccgcgcccgcgccggcggcgggtccgCCCGCGCTGGCAGCGCTCGCCCGCGCAAACGgcgcgtgacgggggcgaagtgggatgcccccgtccgccACTTTTGGTGGGACGGGGACgtcccgcatctggagggtatattccctccctgggatgtccccgtcccacctgtcctccaaccaaacgcgggacgaagtgggatcgtcccgtcccgtcccacttcgtcctcgcaaccaaacgcacccatATTTTACACAAGAATATCTCTGGTGGTTTTTTTCTTGCTGGTAAAAAAGACAGCCATGCCATTGTTCTAATAATAgaatttttttctgtttttcctggatttttttgtttttctgtaCACTATGCaaatatctatatctatatctatatatatacctattattaaagcgagTAACGTCTCTGGCAGTAATTTTCGTCCGTTGCGCTCGTTTTGCAAAAAACTCCTCAGACTTTcatgaaatcaacccgcagtccaattctgAATGTAGgggggctcgggtggaaaaaagaggaaagcGAGGGACTAAAGTGAAAAGAGCTTAGCTCCCTCGTCGCCTCCGCACTCCGTCCGGCTCCGGGCCCGGCGCCACCCGGCTGTGGACTGGCTCCGCCGCCGTctaccccccctcccccgcgctGCACCTTCGTCCGTTGTGTGTCCCATCTATCAAGGCTCCGCTGTTTTTTTTCATCCGTCAGAGGGCGTTGCGGCCGCCCACCCGCGCGCCACGCCCGAGTccgggggagagggagtgggggccggccggatccggcggaggagaaggagagggaggagagagagggggaggagaggaggtgggggtggCGCGGGGCTGACCAggtggcaggcggcggcgctgtcggCGGTGGCCGGGTGGGTCTGGGCGGCCTCGTTCTACGACCTCACGCGCCGGGCGCGCACTGGTCTAGCCATGGGTCACGCGCCGTGTGCACACCGAGATGCCGGCAATCCTCAGGTTCCAGGTCCGTCCGCTACCGCGCCATCTCTGTCCTCAACTGTCTGCTTCGGGCTGATTTTACCGACGAACGAATTAACTTGCATTTGTAGCGCTTCTCTTTTAAGAATTGTAGCGCACGATTTGATGTTTCTCACTTGGGCCTCGTGTTCCTGACGTTTTCAGGATTAGTCTACTTTGTAGGAATAGGAAAGCCTGGTAGAGGGAAGGGTGTGATTTGATTAAATCGAGAAACATGAGATGAACTTGGCTTCATCTTTAAGCTCCTAAACCTATGGATGGGCAATAAACAGAGATAAAATGTGCTTTGCAAAATCATTGGTATCTTAGTCTTCTGTATTTGGTTATCTTCGATGTTTCAGCTGTCCATTTGTCTGAAGTTAAATTATGTTGTTTGTTGAAATTGTTGCAGAGGTTGCAGCACAAGTTGCTGGACAATTTCTTCTCTGTGCTGTCATGCATTGTCTCTGTTCCCTTCTACACGGgattcctccctctcctcttctgGGTATGTCTTGTGGCCACTGATTGCCTCCCTTTCTCCATTTCCTGCAGCAACCCCCTGTGACTCTGAATTGTTCTTGTTTTTCCACATGTTGTAGAGTACACACAACAAGCTGGCTAGGCAGATGACCCTCCTCATGGCTTTATGTGATTACCTCGGGAACTCTGTCAAGGTTTGTCATCTGTTCCTCGTATGATTGAAGGGATAAGCACTGGTTTAGCTGTTTGTGACCCTCTTGATGTTTCTCGATACAGGATATGATATCAGCTCCTCGTCCATGCTCTCCTCCTGTTAGAAGAGTAACAGCCACTGAAGATGAGAATGCCATGGAATATGGGCTTCCATCATCGCATGCTCTCAATATTGTTTGTTTGATGGGGTATACTCCTGCTCTTATTACAGCATCGTAGCCTTCGTAGGGGAAGCTTGAAAAGAATCGCCAAGTAAGGCTGCTTCTGATCTATGCAGATATCTATTACATTATGTCCTCACATATGGAGATGCTGGCAATGTTATGATTGCTGCTGGTTTATCTCTAGCTTTCTTGTTTGTTATGCTAATTGGCATTGGTGAGTTGGAGTTCATAAGGCAACCGTTTCTCTTGACTTCCCAAAGATATTGACAATTTGATTTACCTGAAATTGACAGCAAGGATATATTTGGTTTGCACAGCTTGATCGATGTTATTGCTGGAATTTGTTTTGGCATTGATGCCATCCATCAAACTCACATCACTTCACATATGCagtaagaaaagaaaatgatcaaAACAGATGACAACTTGCTATACAGGAACCAAGGAAAAAAGATAGGCTTGGTAAATGACAATCAATTGCAGCCACACCTTATCTTCTCAacctttccttttcattttgatTGCATAGTGTTTCTTCATTGTCCACCAAAGCTGGATGCTAGAACAGGCagtggtggtggtagtggtggAACTGCAGCttgacggccgccgcggccgccgagtcCGACGCGCCGGTTAGCTGCGGCGCCATCCCCTCCTCGATCTGCGACAATGCGGCTGGTCCCTGGATCTCGGCTCGGGGGGGTATTGGGAGCGATTGGGTCCGCGGCAGCGGCGCTTGGGCTGCTACTCGCTTGACCTCATCCCGTGAAGCAGCGCCCCTGGCCCTTTGTTCTCCTTGTCTGCCCTGCAATCTTCCCAGGCAATGGGGCGACTGGCTATACCCTGCAATCTGCCTAGGCCTGCATCTTCATTTGCTCCTTCAGTCCTTCAAGCGTGAGCATCCTTGAGGTACCTTTTCAATCCCCCCTATATGCATACGGATTAGTTCAAATGCTTCACGATTGTTGCACACAATTTCTTCTTGAATGTCGCAGTTTGTCAGCAATGCTCCTACCTCCTCTCCTCTGCTTGCTCTGTTCGTGAAAATACTCTGTCAACATGGATGAATTCAAGCTTACCAGGTGTTCGATAGAATGCTCATAAGAGATGGGGAATTATTTTCCATCGATAGATGCCTTATTCTTTCAACAACTACAGAAATTGTATGCTCAGTATGCAAGAGTGCATTCAACTAGGAACATCGGGTCATAGTGCAGTAGTCTAACTTTGTGATAAGAAACAATTGTTAACATGTTCAAAAGTTTCTGTTTGCATGatggcacttggcaaagtttGCAGCAGCTATGGCAGATGGTGCGGTggtagcagctcagccttgagCACTGATCGGATCAGATGAAGATTCGGAACATGTTCAGTTCACTTCATCATTCAAATTACTGTCAAAATCTAGTTATTTCATCACTCGGTGTATATATCCAGGAGATAGGTGTGCTATTTCAGAGGATAGATATCCTGACCATCACTGTaggataaaaaaaatgtttgattCACATCACATATTAACACAGAGAATTGAATTTCCTCTTGTCCAACCTTTTCTCTCATGGGTatgatagatgtgatcctttaGATGTGATCATTGTTGTATACGTATTTTATACTTGCCAACATCATTTTCTATGTGTGATCCTTCTTCTCACGGTTTATAGCAATGGttgttgtatatatattttatacTTGCCAGCAGCATTTTCTATGTGATCCTTCTTCTCACGGTTTATAGCAATGGAATTAAGGAGAGAAGGTTTGGGTGCTGGAAttaaggagagagaggagagaaagtgGGGCGCGCGTATTGTGTGTGTGTCTGGGGGGTATGTTTTGTCCATGTTGGAAACACCAATTGGGACCAAAGGCTCCCTTTAGTTCTGATTGGTAGTTGTTATTGGGACAAAACGTCCCTCCAGATTCCCGAGGGTCACTGGCCTTtacaacagggactaaaggggctctttAATCCCTGTTAATATTAcccaccgggactaaagagcccctcGTCGGTGGCTATCGGAGGCTGATTTAACTCTCTTTCTTGAATAAAAAACGTTTCAATTTAATGGGTATTTGAGTCCAAGGaaataattaagtcaaaattcttttggttttctaTTAAATGTGTATACATCCAATAAGTgaaataaaaatttagtgatggaaataaaaaatgtCATTAGTTAATTTACATTTCAATTGCTCttttaccgtagcaacgcacgggcattttgctagtaTAAAGTAAATACGACATGAAGTGGCAGGCTGGTGAACAGAAGGATGCCACTAGCATTAACAACATATCCTGTGATTTAGGTGTCAGAGAGGTTTTCACAGTGGTTTTTGTTTTCTGAAAAACTTCAAAGCAACAGAATTGCTGCAGCCCCTAGCCATGCCATCAGCCATTTACTCGGTACAAACATTCAACAAGATCACACAACATAAAGGTAACACAACATCACAATGATGAACACGGCAAAATCACACAATGAACAGGAACACATCTTTCACATTCCTCCCAAAAATCTATACTTGCTGATGCAGAACTACAAACACCAAGATGGGAAATCAGTCTTACACCAACAATATTGCAATACTGGATCAGGAGCAGGAAGATGCTTTCATCCAAAttggaaggggaaaaaaaggaaattacTGCCCATTCGCAATTGGATGCTTTCAGAAAGTTATTCACTCATCACACCAATTAACTATGTGTTTCATCCACAGTACCATAGCCTGCTTTGTTATTGTATATACTGGATAACTAGATCTCAAGCATAAAAAATCCAATTTTCTGAATCTGTAAATAATACAAAGTACCTTCAAGACCTTTTCTGTGGAAGTTTGTGTATGCTAACTTGGCCCGTGTTGCCCTCATAGTCTAGAGTTCACTAAGACGGCCCATGCGGTCCGCATGGTACAGAGTTCACTAAGATGGCCCATCTCTCTCGTGCGTATAAATATACCAAGAGATCTAGTGATTATCTAGAGTTTCAGACAATGTAAGTTTTTGTATAAATATACCAAGAGATCTAGTAGTGATTATCTAGAGTTTCAGataatgcaaatttttgaagtaTAAATCCTTCACCTTTGATTTGCCATTTAAGATCATTTTGTAGGTAATCAGCTTGAAGGAATCAATTGGTATCAGGGTTTCATGAATGATATAGATAGGCTGATAGACACTGCTAGTAAACTCTGCCGCCGGATATGTGACGTAAAGTGTCCGATATAACATTTTACGGGCATTCAGACAGATTTTGCGCAATTACATAATTCATAGCCTAACCTTAAATATCATGCACTCCATAGTGCAACCAATAGCATCAAGTTGAGAAACGACAATATCATCGTTCAACAAATGCCACTTGAGCGTTCGCGGGGGAAAAAATACCACCTGGGTACTTCACAGATGAAGCAGTAAAGTGCAGAAACAGTACTAATCGGCTAATCGCATTCCCAATTTCCGCAGGGGGGAATCTACGCTCACAGATTGCGAACCCATCGCATCCAAGACGAGTCTAAAAACTGAATACTCTTGACGCAATTAATGGCCACTCGGGCACTCCCCCAATCGCAAAGCAAAAATAGCAGCGGAAAAGCATCAGGTTGGGTTCTGGAGAACGGCCTTACCAACCACGACGAAACGCTAGGATGAGGGCTCAGACGAGGAATCTCCGAGCATCGCCTCGTCGACTACCCGGCGAGTCGGCGAGAGATCGCAGCGTCGCCCTCTCCCTGAaacggcgacggcgcgccgcCACAGCAAATCGTTTGGCTTGAATACCCGTTTACTTCCCGCCCCTTCCTCTACTGAAAATACGTATTCCCTTTACGAAGGCGTATAGCTCATGACCCACCTGTcaggctctggtactcctcgCTCACAGTCCCAGCTCAGATCCAAGCTCCCCAAACGAAACACCACGGCTCGTCGCAGTCGTCTTCCTCCCCACGCGAGGTCAGATCCAActccccgccgcggccgaccACCGCCATGGCTCCCACCGTCCCATCGGCGGCGAAGTCCGCCTCCCCTTCCCAACCCTCCGGGTACGCCGCTCTCTCCggctccgactccgactcccGAGACTTTCCCGCCTCTTGAACCCTAAGCTGACCCGCCAATTGGCGACTCTGTGAGTGCAGGAAGAGCGAGGTGGCGGATCTGAAGCAGCAGCTGCGGCAGCTGGCCGGGAGCCGCGCCCCCGATGCGGACGACCAGCGCCGGGACGTCTTCAAGCGGGTGATCTCCTGCATGACGGCCGGCATCGACGTGTCGGCCGCGTTCGGGGAGATGGTGCTCTGCTCCGCCACCTCCGACGTCGTCACCAAGAAGATGTGCTACCTCTACGTCGgcgcccacgcgcgcgcgcacccGGACCTCGCGCTGCTCACCATCAACTTCCTCCAGCGGGACTGCCGCGATCAGGACCCCACTATCCGCGGCCTCGCGCTCCGCAGCCTCTGCTCTCTCCGTGTTCCCAACCTTGTC encodes the following:
- the LOC117858436 gene encoding lipid phosphate phosphatase delta isoform X3: MPAILRFQRLQHKLLDNFFSVLSCIVSVPFYTGFLPLLFWSTHNKLARQMTLLMALCDYLGNSVKDMISAPRPCSPPVRRVTATEDENAMEYGLPSSHALNIVCLMGYLLHYVLTYGDAGNVMIAAGLSLAFLFVMLIGIA
- the LOC117858436 gene encoding lipid phosphate phosphatase delta isoform X2; the protein is MPAILRFQRLQHKLLDNFFSVLSCIVSVPFYTGFLPLLFWSTHNKLARQMTLLMALCDYLGNSVKDMISAPRPCSPPVRRVTATEDENAMEYGLPSSHALNIVCLMGYLLHYVLTYGDAGNVMIAAGLSLAFLFVMLIGIARIYLVCTA
- the LOC117858436 gene encoding lipid phosphate phosphatase delta isoform X1; the encoded protein is MPAILRFQRLQHKLLDNFFSVLSCIVSVPFYTGFLPLLFWSTHNKLARQMTLLMALCDYLGNSVKDMISAPRPCSPPVRRVTATEDENAMEYGLPSSHALNIVCLMGYLLHYVLTYGDAGNVMIAAGLSLAFLFVMLIGIGELEFIRQPFLLTSQRY